The Procambarus clarkii isolate CNS0578487 chromosome 66, FALCON_Pclarkii_2.0, whole genome shotgun sequence genome has a window encoding:
- the LOC123769278 gene encoding AT-rich interactive domain-containing protein 2 isoform X2, whose translation MTKEMNKDAEAYDREYDGFLKQLEEFHQQRGTAFKRLPRINGKGVDLYLLYVVVTARGGWQKVNARCEWEDILEDFRLPAGCVNSATALKHIYIRYLDAYERINFLGEDGEERGAEMDDGEDSRLMRTKRAIRSLNTVPLCYNHQQHNVLESIRGGSGLSVEVYRPSLYDKLALSLISPLPNEHDFAFNVCTILSNEGRHVMQLSQCPRLIEHMLGHTGVYKDWETQKYFLNTYKETKGRSLVQFWIDSLCDNSVLDLLIPDSVDQPLIIEEEEEEVDLCRFGFAGLGSSGAIDSKNVHSLSSDSLANFDDKENFLCEDTCEPTILRDSCITSETNLILENRFGSGCFEQIAEPIFRRISADSITQLKKETISKRLKKLLECEGSDLKLAKEDIEIFHLGRDLGTQDPEGTRISQILHIIRNLSFEEQNVPSLAKSQTCLRFLVLCICSQWGGLAVNALDTLGNIAPEVKLRDPKIDSCSASLLAHVCKGVSSPDRAFVLRCLEVLNKLAMNDPNEEVLSNNIDSPVYGQICRYLTIHDIMLLIYTLECLYSLSSLGTQACNAIVRATGSIHTLISLLTVEAQSYGPEACIGMKVVETVTGVVSEPEPVTPPPPPPPPPPTPAPVVTAVTAAPAPAPPPVTPVVPVSNTVPAPPVATVAPKTPITKPLPPAAASPPTPTTTTTTAATMAATLAAGGDPKKLAARIVPPEVEEFVKEWVMKNYEACNGNAIEQAIVYRHFAASMHSMGRKQGLNPVLLSNCVRKVFGTGVGPSRRPVDEGAEKWHYNGIRRRDGVVVPPMPEKKRGMRINSTIPVYTPTPVIPAVNTINAQVTEGRTMGSIMGSPQLVSATTAQTDGIISPSSPILKAQLSAPLRPSPPPPVRPPQGMVSGTMSQGVYSSAQQQQSPQQSQQVQAGSRTDNSALIKSLLANKVSRNIQKQQLQQQHTDNSQDSSSDSQIRKTTSFNGICNEIKRCEDDSNSFLSSGLNDKKVTSFEGILQNGIKSEMDLKEEELETKTKKNVLADLLEKTVGGDILNGVVDRELRISDRGLEFVNHGQQLKVNGPITSNGQTGIESVQGVKRPATPDNTPAKRIALEDPRAGTDSRITLYVSQNGSESGEVISQGHQVVLSQGQQFSPANSTAPQQMVVSQAVLTGQQQGAPTQTVVTPQGQVILQRPGTQTGVIMQQGGQIIQGTSAGQVIQQVIQQGQSGQTQKVILHQGQLGQVLGSQMILSQNSSGQHQVLVQGGNNFQGQVIMQGVPHCQGQVFVQGNSQNQFVMSGNQGQTVVVPGSQGQQVVVSSAQGQTMIVAGNQGQPVVVSGQQGQSGQMVMPGNVGGTVLLAPQQQGSTAKTLIILPNPKMVLAGNQHQGGQGQQLVLPRQVTGQQIVQVVSSGTTVPVASVSTAVRTVHAVPSVTDVRVTPTPPPVQIQSSSGSSSSSNNSSSSSSASTYSAQTSASLPSAIAPAPAGPTAVPVSQTSVSQGPQTPHVPAPQVLASGVARRPGKASGLQYLCEWRGCSQVFSSAGQVYHHACKVHCPPHFAEIQCGWAGCDPMVRRRFSAMTHLHDRHCNEQLLQILAVRRSQLATTGKTDIPIPQTPPPHPGYAPNAAFHAIKRHALEVINQRDAVEKEGPVTKSIRLTAALILRNLVIYSNTGKKLLRGYESELANVALSTMESSRTVAQILYDIRLPDHQNL comes from the exons ATACCTTGATGCATATGAACGCATTAATTTTCTTGGGGAGGATGGGGAGGAGCGTGGGGCAGAGATGGACGATGGAGAAGACTCCAGACTGATGAGGACCAAACGTGCTATACGGTCTCTTAACACTGTTCCCCTCTGTTACAACCATCAACAGCACAACGTCTTAG AATCAATCAGAGGTGGCTCTGGGTTATCGGTAGAGGTGTACAGACCTTCACTGTATGACAAGCTGGCACTCTCTCTAATTTCTCCACTGCCAAATGAACATGACTTTGCCTTCAATGTATGCACCATACTGAGCAATGAGGGTCGTCATGTTATGCAGCTTAGCCAGTGTCCTCGCCTAATTGAGCACATGTTGGGTCACACTGGTGTTTATAAGGACT GGGAAACGCAGAAATATTTCCTAAATACATATAAGGAGACCAAAGGAAGAAGTTTGGTCCAGTTTTGGATTGACTCCTTGTGTGATAATAGTGTATTGGACCTCCTCATTCCTGATAGTGTCGATCAGCCGCTGAttatagaggaggaggaggaggaagttgaTTTATGCAGATTTGGTTTTGCAGGACTTGGTTCTAGTGGTGCTATAGATAGTAAAAATGTGCATAGCTTGAGCAGTGATAGTTTGGCAAATTTTGATGATAAGGAAAATTTTTTATGTGAAGACACTTGTGAACCAACAATATTAAGAGATTCCTGCATTACAAGTGAAACAAATTTAATCTTAGAAAATAGATTTGGTAGTGGGTGTTTTGAACAAATAGCTGAGCCCATATTTCGTAGAATATCCGCAGACTCCATCACACAACTGAAAAAAGAAACCATATCAAAACGACTAAAAAAG cttctagaatgtgaagggagtgACCTTAAGCTGGCAAAAGAAGATATAGAGATATTTCATTTAGGACGGGATCTTGGCACACAGGATCCCGAGGGAACACGAATTAGTCAAATTCTTCATATAATTCGCAATTTATCTTTCGAAGAGCAAAATGTACCAAGTCTTGCAAAGTCTCAAACATGTCTCAG GTTTCTAGTTTTGTGCATATGTTCACAATGGGGAGGGTTGGCTGTCAATGCTCTGGATACCCTGGGAAATATAGCACCAGAGGTAAAACTGCGTGACCCCAAAATTGACTCGTGTTCGGCTTCGTTACTAGCACATGTATGTAAAGGTGTCTCTTCACCAGACCGAGCATTTGTCCTAAGGTGTCTGGAAGTCCTCAACAAGCTTGCCATGAATGACCCAAATGAAGAAGTCCTTAGTAACAATATTGATTCTCCG GTGTATGGACAAATCTGCAGATATCTTACAATCCATGACATAATGCTTTTGATATACACTTTGGAGTGTCTTTACTCGTTATCATCATTGGGGACTCAAGCTTGTAATGCTATAGTTCGAGCAACAGGATCCATTCATACACTCATCTCGTTACTCACTGTAGAAGCACAAAGTTATGGGCCTGAAGCATGTATTGGTATGAAG gttgtagaaactgtaactggAGTAGTGAGTGAGCCTGAGCCAgtaactcctcctcctcctcctcctcctccgcctcctACCCCGGCTCCAGTGGTCACTGCTGTTACAGCAGCTCCAGCACCAGCCCCTCCTCCCGTCACTCCAGTGGTGCCTGTTAGTAATACAGTTCCTGCTCCACCGGTTGCAACTGTTGCCCCCAAGACCCCCATTACTAAACCTCTTCCCCCCGCAGctgcatcaccacctacaccaacaactactacgacAACAGCAGCAACTATGGCTGCTACtcttgctgctggtggtgatccAAAGAAACTTGCAGCTAGAATA GTACCGCCAGAAGTTGAGGAGTTTGTTAAAGAATGGGTCATGAAGAACTATGAAGCTTGTAATGGAAATGCCATAGAACAAGCAATTGTTTATCGCCATTTTGCTGCTTCTATGCATTCCATGGGCCGGAAGCAGGGTCTAAATCCAGTCCTCCTCTCAAATTGTGTTAG gaaagtgtttgggactggtgTTGGTCCCAGTCGACGACCGGTGGATGAAGGGGCAGAAAAGTGGCACTACAATGGCATTAGGCGACGGGATGGCGTTGTTGTTCCACCAATGCCCGAGAAGAAAAGGGGCATGAGAATAAACAGCACCATTCCTGTATATACACCAACCCCAGTTATTCCTGCTGTTAACACCATTAATGCTCAGGTTACTGAGGGGAGAACTATGGGTTCCATTATGGGCTCTCCTCAGTTGGTGTCAGCAACTACAGCTCAAACTGATGGCATCATATCCCCTTCCTCACCAATTTTGAAAGCTCAGCTCTCAGCACCACTCAGaccgtccccaccaccacctgtcagACCACCGCAG GGCATGGTGAGTGGCACCATGTCTCAAGGTGTGTATAGCAGTGCACAGCAGCAACAATCCCCACAGCAGTCACAACAAGTTCAAGCAGGCAGCAGAACAGATAATTCTGCTCTTATCAAGAGTCTTTTGGCCAACAAG GTGTCAAGAAATATTCAAAAGCAGCAGTTGCAGCAACAACACACTGATAATAGTCAGGATAGCAGTAGTGACTCTCAAATTAGAAAAACAACATCCTTCAATGGAATATGTAATGAG atAAAACGTTGTGAAGATGATTCAAATTCGTTTCTTTCCTCTGGATTGAATGATAAGAAAGTGACAAGTTTTGAGGGCATATTACAAAATGGGATCAAGTCTGAAATGGACTTAAAAGAGGAGGAATTAGAAACCAAAACAAAAAAGAATGTGTTGGCGGATCTTTTAGAAAAGACAGTTGGTGGAGACATATTAAACGGTGTGGTTGATCGTGAATTAAGAATTAGTGACAGAGGTCTGGAATTTGTCAACCATGGTCAACAGTTAAAAGTTAATGGTCCAATTACTTCTAATGGTCAGACTGGTATTGAATCTGTTCAAGGAGTGAAGAGGCCTGCTACTCCTGATAACACCCCAGCTAAGAGGATAGCACTGGAGGACCCAAGAGCAGGAACAGACAGTCGTATCACATTATATGTTAGCCAGAATGGAAGTGAGAGTGGCGAAGTTATTTCCCAAGGACACCAAGTTGTGTTGAGTCAAGGACAACAGTTTTCCCCAGCAAACAGTACTGCTCCACAGCAAATGGTAGTGAGTCAAGCAGTATTAACTGGGCAGCAGCAAGGAGCACCTACTCAAACTGTTGTTACACCCCAAGGCCAGGTGATCCTGCAGAGACCTGGCACTCAGACTGGTGTGATCATGCAGCAAGGTGGGCAGATCATTCAGGGAACATCTGCTGGACAAGTTATCCAGCAGGTTATCCAACAAGGGCAGTCAGGACAAACACAAAAAGTTATCCTTCATCAGGGACAGTTGGGGCAGGTTTTAGGAAGTCAAATGATTCTCTCTCAAAACAGTAGTGGCCAACACCAGGTTTTGGTTCAGGGAGGGAATAATTTTCAGGGACAAGTGATTATGCAGGGGGTTCCACATTGTCAGGGACAAGTGTTTGTGCAAGGAAATAGCCAAAATCAGTTTGTGATGAGTGGTAACCAAGGTCAGACTGTGGTGGTCCCAGGCAGTCAGGGACAACAAGTGGTAGTGTCAAGTGCCCAAGGTCAGACAATGATTGTTGCTGGGAATCAAGGTCAACCTGTAGTAGTGAGTGGACAACAAGGTCAAAGTGGTCAAATGGTGATGCCTGGTAATGTGGGTGGTACAGTACTATTGGCGCCTCAGCAACAAGGATCCACAGCAAAGACTTTaattattttgcccaaccccaagATGGTGCTGGCAGGTAATCAGCATCAGGGTGGCCAAGGTCAGCAGTTAGTGTTACCGCGTCAAGTGACTGGACAACAAATTGTACAAGTGGTATCTTCTGGAACAACGGTTCCAGTTGCTTCTGTTAGTACAGCAGTGAGAACTGTGCATGCGGTACCCTCTGTAACAGATGTGCGTGTGACGCCCACCCCTCCACCTGTCCAGATTCAGAGttctagtggtagtagtagtagtagcaacaacagcagcagcagtagtagtgcaTCAACATACAGTGCTCAGACTTCAGCTTCTTTGCCCTCTGCCATTGCTCCTGCTCCAGCTGGTCCAACAGCTGTTCCAGTGTCACAAACTTCAGTGAGCCAGGGGCCTCAGACGCCCCATGTTCCCGCCCCACAAGTGCTTGCGTCTGGTGTGGCACGACGGCCTGGAAAAGCTAGTGGCTTGCAATATTTATGTGAATGGCGTGGCTGTAGCCAAGTGTTTAGTAGTGCTGGTCAGGTGTACCACCATGCCTGCAAAGTGCACTGCCCTCCACATTTTGCAGAAATTCAGTGTGGATGGGCAGGCTGTGACCCCATGGTTAGAAGACGGTTTAGTGCCATGACTCATCTACACGATAGACATTGCAACGAACAG CTTTTACAGATTCTGGCAGTCAGACGGTCACAGTTAGCCACAACAGGGAAGACGGATATTCCCATCCCTCAGACGCCACCTCCACATCCTGGTTATGCGCCTAATGCAGCTTTTCATGCCATCAAGAGACACGCTCTTGAAGTCATAAATCAGAGAGATGCGGTG gaaaaggaaggacccgtTACAAAAAGCATTCGTTTAACTGCCGCTTTGATCCTTAGAAACCTAGTCATATATTCTAATACGGGGAAAAA
- the LOC123769278 gene encoding AT-rich interactive domain-containing protein 2 isoform X1, whose translation MTKEMNKDAEAYDREYDGFLKQLEEFHQQRGTAFKRLPRINGKGVDLYLLYVVVTARGGWQKVNARCEWEDILEDFRLPAGCVNSATALKHIYIRYLDAYERINFLGEDGEERGAEMDDGEDSRLMRTKRAIRSLNTVPLCYNHQQHNVLESIRGGSGLSVEVYRPSLYDKLALSLISPLPNEHDFAFNVCTILSNEGRHVMQLSQCPRLIEHMLGHTGVYKDWETQKYFLNTYKETKGRSLVQFWIDSLCDNSVLDLLIPDSVDQPLIIEEEEEEVDLCRFGFAGLGSSGAIDSKNVHSLSSDSLANFDDKENFLCEDTCEPTILRDSCITSETNLILENRFGSGCFEQIAEPIFRRISADSITQLKKETISKRLKKLLECEGSDLKLAKEDIEIFHLGRDLGTQDPEGTRISQILHIIRNLSFEEQNVPSLAKSQTCLRFLVLCICSQWGGLAVNALDTLGNIAPEVKLRDPKIDSCSASLLAHVCKGVSSPDRAFVLRCLEVLNKLAMNDPNEEVLSNNIDSPVYGQICRYLTIHDIMLLIYTLECLYSLSSLGTQACNAIVRATGSIHTLISLLTVEAQSYGPEACIGMKVVETVTGVVSEPEPVTPPPPPPPPPPTPAPVVTAVTAAPAPAPPPVTPVVPVSNTVPAPPVATVAPKTPITKPLPPAAASPPTPTTTTTTAATMAATLAAGGDPKKLAARIVPPEVEEFVKEWVMKNYEACNGNAIEQAIVYRHFAASMHSMGRKQGLNPVLLSNCVRKVFGTGVGPSRRPVDEGAEKWHYNGIRRRDGVVVPPMPEKKRGMRINSTIPVYTPTPVIPAVNTINAQVTEGRTMGSIMGSPQLVSATTAQTDGIISPSSPILKAQLSAPLRPSPPPPVRPPQGMVSGTMSQGVYSSAQQQQSPQQSQQVQAGSRTDNSALIKSLLANKVTPVGVGQAGSMDPLHPHQSPHSRPLLVSSTPPQQPRGTTGALSYVQALSQGPPGPLGPMLSPTSMVSSPGMQVVSGGLVGGLGGQHGPHQPPPSPVQVSRNIQKQQLQQQHTDNSQDSSSDSQIRKTTSFNGICNEIKRCEDDSNSFLSSGLNDKKVTSFEGILQNGIKSEMDLKEEELETKTKKNVLADLLEKTVGGDILNGVVDRELRISDRGLEFVNHGQQLKVNGPITSNGQTGIESVQGVKRPATPDNTPAKRIALEDPRAGTDSRITLYVSQNGSESGEVISQGHQVVLSQGQQFSPANSTAPQQMVVSQAVLTGQQQGAPTQTVVTPQGQVILQRPGTQTGVIMQQGGQIIQGTSAGQVIQQVIQQGQSGQTQKVILHQGQLGQVLGSQMILSQNSSGQHQVLVQGGNNFQGQVIMQGVPHCQGQVFVQGNSQNQFVMSGNQGQTVVVPGSQGQQVVVSSAQGQTMIVAGNQGQPVVVSGQQGQSGQMVMPGNVGGTVLLAPQQQGSTAKTLIILPNPKMVLAGNQHQGGQGQQLVLPRQVTGQQIVQVVSSGTTVPVASVSTAVRTVHAVPSVTDVRVTPTPPPVQIQSSSGSSSSSNNSSSSSSASTYSAQTSASLPSAIAPAPAGPTAVPVSQTSVSQGPQTPHVPAPQVLASGVARRPGKASGLQYLCEWRGCSQVFSSAGQVYHHACKVHCPPHFAEIQCGWAGCDPMVRRRFSAMTHLHDRHCNEQLLQILAVRRSQLATTGKTDIPIPQTPPPHPGYAPNAAFHAIKRHALEVINQRDAVEKEGPVTKSIRLTAALILRNLVIYSNTGKKLLRGYESELANVALSTMESSRTVAQILYDIRLPDHQNL comes from the exons ATACCTTGATGCATATGAACGCATTAATTTTCTTGGGGAGGATGGGGAGGAGCGTGGGGCAGAGATGGACGATGGAGAAGACTCCAGACTGATGAGGACCAAACGTGCTATACGGTCTCTTAACACTGTTCCCCTCTGTTACAACCATCAACAGCACAACGTCTTAG AATCAATCAGAGGTGGCTCTGGGTTATCGGTAGAGGTGTACAGACCTTCACTGTATGACAAGCTGGCACTCTCTCTAATTTCTCCACTGCCAAATGAACATGACTTTGCCTTCAATGTATGCACCATACTGAGCAATGAGGGTCGTCATGTTATGCAGCTTAGCCAGTGTCCTCGCCTAATTGAGCACATGTTGGGTCACACTGGTGTTTATAAGGACT GGGAAACGCAGAAATATTTCCTAAATACATATAAGGAGACCAAAGGAAGAAGTTTGGTCCAGTTTTGGATTGACTCCTTGTGTGATAATAGTGTATTGGACCTCCTCATTCCTGATAGTGTCGATCAGCCGCTGAttatagaggaggaggaggaggaagttgaTTTATGCAGATTTGGTTTTGCAGGACTTGGTTCTAGTGGTGCTATAGATAGTAAAAATGTGCATAGCTTGAGCAGTGATAGTTTGGCAAATTTTGATGATAAGGAAAATTTTTTATGTGAAGACACTTGTGAACCAACAATATTAAGAGATTCCTGCATTACAAGTGAAACAAATTTAATCTTAGAAAATAGATTTGGTAGTGGGTGTTTTGAACAAATAGCTGAGCCCATATTTCGTAGAATATCCGCAGACTCCATCACACAACTGAAAAAAGAAACCATATCAAAACGACTAAAAAAG cttctagaatgtgaagggagtgACCTTAAGCTGGCAAAAGAAGATATAGAGATATTTCATTTAGGACGGGATCTTGGCACACAGGATCCCGAGGGAACACGAATTAGTCAAATTCTTCATATAATTCGCAATTTATCTTTCGAAGAGCAAAATGTACCAAGTCTTGCAAAGTCTCAAACATGTCTCAG GTTTCTAGTTTTGTGCATATGTTCACAATGGGGAGGGTTGGCTGTCAATGCTCTGGATACCCTGGGAAATATAGCACCAGAGGTAAAACTGCGTGACCCCAAAATTGACTCGTGTTCGGCTTCGTTACTAGCACATGTATGTAAAGGTGTCTCTTCACCAGACCGAGCATTTGTCCTAAGGTGTCTGGAAGTCCTCAACAAGCTTGCCATGAATGACCCAAATGAAGAAGTCCTTAGTAACAATATTGATTCTCCG GTGTATGGACAAATCTGCAGATATCTTACAATCCATGACATAATGCTTTTGATATACACTTTGGAGTGTCTTTACTCGTTATCATCATTGGGGACTCAAGCTTGTAATGCTATAGTTCGAGCAACAGGATCCATTCATACACTCATCTCGTTACTCACTGTAGAAGCACAAAGTTATGGGCCTGAAGCATGTATTGGTATGAAG gttgtagaaactgtaactggAGTAGTGAGTGAGCCTGAGCCAgtaactcctcctcctcctcctcctcctccgcctcctACCCCGGCTCCAGTGGTCACTGCTGTTACAGCAGCTCCAGCACCAGCCCCTCCTCCCGTCACTCCAGTGGTGCCTGTTAGTAATACAGTTCCTGCTCCACCGGTTGCAACTGTTGCCCCCAAGACCCCCATTACTAAACCTCTTCCCCCCGCAGctgcatcaccacctacaccaacaactactacgacAACAGCAGCAACTATGGCTGCTACtcttgctgctggtggtgatccAAAGAAACTTGCAGCTAGAATA GTACCGCCAGAAGTTGAGGAGTTTGTTAAAGAATGGGTCATGAAGAACTATGAAGCTTGTAATGGAAATGCCATAGAACAAGCAATTGTTTATCGCCATTTTGCTGCTTCTATGCATTCCATGGGCCGGAAGCAGGGTCTAAATCCAGTCCTCCTCTCAAATTGTGTTAG gaaagtgtttgggactggtgTTGGTCCCAGTCGACGACCGGTGGATGAAGGGGCAGAAAAGTGGCACTACAATGGCATTAGGCGACGGGATGGCGTTGTTGTTCCACCAATGCCCGAGAAGAAAAGGGGCATGAGAATAAACAGCACCATTCCTGTATATACACCAACCCCAGTTATTCCTGCTGTTAACACCATTAATGCTCAGGTTACTGAGGGGAGAACTATGGGTTCCATTATGGGCTCTCCTCAGTTGGTGTCAGCAACTACAGCTCAAACTGATGGCATCATATCCCCTTCCTCACCAATTTTGAAAGCTCAGCTCTCAGCACCACTCAGaccgtccccaccaccacctgtcagACCACCGCAG GGCATGGTGAGTGGCACCATGTCTCAAGGTGTGTATAGCAGTGCACAGCAGCAACAATCCCCACAGCAGTCACAACAAGTTCAAGCAGGCAGCAGAACAGATAATTCTGCTCTTATCAAGAGTCTTTTGGCCAACAAGGTAACGCCAGTGGGAGTAGGTCAGGCAGGCAGCATGGACCCTCTCCAcccccaccagtctccccattcaCGACCCCTTCTTGTTTCCTCTACACCGCCACAGCAGCCCAGGGGTACCACAGGTGCTTTATCATATGTACAAGCACTATCCCAAGGTCCTCCAGGGCCCTTGGGACCCATGCTGAGTCCTACAAGCATGGTATCTTCCCCTGGGATGCAGGTAGTGTCAGGGGGTCTTGTTGGGGGTCTTGGGGGCCAGCATggaccacaccagccaccaccatcaccagtacaG GTGTCAAGAAATATTCAAAAGCAGCAGTTGCAGCAACAACACACTGATAATAGTCAGGATAGCAGTAGTGACTCTCAAATTAGAAAAACAACATCCTTCAATGGAATATGTAATGAG atAAAACGTTGTGAAGATGATTCAAATTCGTTTCTTTCCTCTGGATTGAATGATAAGAAAGTGACAAGTTTTGAGGGCATATTACAAAATGGGATCAAGTCTGAAATGGACTTAAAAGAGGAGGAATTAGAAACCAAAACAAAAAAGAATGTGTTGGCGGATCTTTTAGAAAAGACAGTTGGTGGAGACATATTAAACGGTGTGGTTGATCGTGAATTAAGAATTAGTGACAGAGGTCTGGAATTTGTCAACCATGGTCAACAGTTAAAAGTTAATGGTCCAATTACTTCTAATGGTCAGACTGGTATTGAATCTGTTCAAGGAGTGAAGAGGCCTGCTACTCCTGATAACACCCCAGCTAAGAGGATAGCACTGGAGGACCCAAGAGCAGGAACAGACAGTCGTATCACATTATATGTTAGCCAGAATGGAAGTGAGAGTGGCGAAGTTATTTCCCAAGGACACCAAGTTGTGTTGAGTCAAGGACAACAGTTTTCCCCAGCAAACAGTACTGCTCCACAGCAAATGGTAGTGAGTCAAGCAGTATTAACTGGGCAGCAGCAAGGAGCACCTACTCAAACTGTTGTTACACCCCAAGGCCAGGTGATCCTGCAGAGACCTGGCACTCAGACTGGTGTGATCATGCAGCAAGGTGGGCAGATCATTCAGGGAACATCTGCTGGACAAGTTATCCAGCAGGTTATCCAACAAGGGCAGTCAGGACAAACACAAAAAGTTATCCTTCATCAGGGACAGTTGGGGCAGGTTTTAGGAAGTCAAATGATTCTCTCTCAAAACAGTAGTGGCCAACACCAGGTTTTGGTTCAGGGAGGGAATAATTTTCAGGGACAAGTGATTATGCAGGGGGTTCCACATTGTCAGGGACAAGTGTTTGTGCAAGGAAATAGCCAAAATCAGTTTGTGATGAGTGGTAACCAAGGTCAGACTGTGGTGGTCCCAGGCAGTCAGGGACAACAAGTGGTAGTGTCAAGTGCCCAAGGTCAGACAATGATTGTTGCTGGGAATCAAGGTCAACCTGTAGTAGTGAGTGGACAACAAGGTCAAAGTGGTCAAATGGTGATGCCTGGTAATGTGGGTGGTACAGTACTATTGGCGCCTCAGCAACAAGGATCCACAGCAAAGACTTTaattattttgcccaaccccaagATGGTGCTGGCAGGTAATCAGCATCAGGGTGGCCAAGGTCAGCAGTTAGTGTTACCGCGTCAAGTGACTGGACAACAAATTGTACAAGTGGTATCTTCTGGAACAACGGTTCCAGTTGCTTCTGTTAGTACAGCAGTGAGAACTGTGCATGCGGTACCCTCTGTAACAGATGTGCGTGTGACGCCCACCCCTCCACCTGTCCAGATTCAGAGttctagtggtagtagtagtagtagcaacaacagcagcagcagtagtagtgcaTCAACATACAGTGCTCAGACTTCAGCTTCTTTGCCCTCTGCCATTGCTCCTGCTCCAGCTGGTCCAACAGCTGTTCCAGTGTCACAAACTTCAGTGAGCCAGGGGCCTCAGACGCCCCATGTTCCCGCCCCACAAGTGCTTGCGTCTGGTGTGGCACGACGGCCTGGAAAAGCTAGTGGCTTGCAATATTTATGTGAATGGCGTGGCTGTAGCCAAGTGTTTAGTAGTGCTGGTCAGGTGTACCACCATGCCTGCAAAGTGCACTGCCCTCCACATTTTGCAGAAATTCAGTGTGGATGGGCAGGCTGTGACCCCATGGTTAGAAGACGGTTTAGTGCCATGACTCATCTACACGATAGACATTGCAACGAACAG CTTTTACAGATTCTGGCAGTCAGACGGTCACAGTTAGCCACAACAGGGAAGACGGATATTCCCATCCCTCAGACGCCACCTCCACATCCTGGTTATGCGCCTAATGCAGCTTTTCATGCCATCAAGAGACACGCTCTTGAAGTCATAAATCAGAGAGATGCGGTG gaaaaggaaggacccgtTACAAAAAGCATTCGTTTAACTGCCGCTTTGATCCTTAGAAACCTAGTCATATATTCTAATACGGGGAAAAA